One region of Plasmodium gaboni strain SY75 chromosome 6, whole genome shotgun sequence genomic DNA includes:
- a CDS encoding putative transcription factor with AP2 domain(s), whose protein sequence is MNLQEDTLNQMLPNIEINENVNSKNNHHDNDEDDDYNNNYNNNNNINNFMAPTNLCANSNNENSLKDTTLDSADISYINCDFNNINYHNNNHENNNINNICVNIQKKYINKNKTYLKNNHQNNDNMENTKKNNYYQYNNYKEKQTDCLYDIFKNKDMSNNNEHIDQSIYIKKVSSLSSIYHNKNNPCVKKDTSNIIFMHKYIYLKNLKKKKYIKKSKYQQKGILNKNYINKSDTNDSNIKQLIDKYSNVQNNYNVVNKHLDDIYNTIENKKMYNYTNKINNNMYNINKQNKYNKYNKYNIYYNKYIKNINRDNFKKYFVKLLYKYHFSLYKYPNYVFPNIQMLNTNLSLHKMFYFYKNYMKHMDRPYPKNININSNSNINSNINSNCVKLKNATQFNILKKKLSSYNYTNNKEQLNNLNNIFDYNGHDVLNSEDYRTLINNISYDNINKYTNEYFNYNDNKNENASYKKNMITYPSTSCQNIKRVTFCFISDDQSAKKKKKKKKIIKKNLNGKVEFSTELIFDKKSENNININDKNKEQGISQLLFQNRDDQMAHNSIYSMNKIKMKNIKKLIKNKNYEHNNNIINNNSPTSHSNDLSNELSNGLSNELSNELSNELSNELPNELSNELSKELPNELPNELSNELPNNLSNNLSSHNISIPEIYQNNFLENSNKIREATEEKNITKYEKNDEHHMIYDETLLNSQLDKSVRKKRKKKKLDNINDENISNIYHIKNKDNDNTPSDMINENNHLNGLRLDEHYDNNTKLSYNFDGDEDAIREVQKYIDYIIENEDVDISKINITLNKTYVKINFFLKKYILQYEQFKNSNILFCFGESSEEEVLSERNTFTEKIDNKILDTNEEDDNTKNVDMINKKKMKPPKNRKINYDAIDTMWQPHFHPHNQEFRVRYRYKGSMRLKTISCKHFGYSNSKKISILFLLRWILCGKQIAEKTKRSRLSICDIDEDRLHQLLTSKKPKKLSLDIPDDKKEVDKFIFEQKMSIKGKRVKKAMSLDEEKVKKLFSKNMKNNEFYERLYKINNFLLNNCKDVNLLNKIKNIIHNYESEMKNCEKDIGINRVRSDDIKYNNNDDNNNDDENNDNNNDDNNNDNNNNNNNNDDSHYSYNYDGNIKPTKKRGRKKKRKSNEDDEEKKTNNMDLPFCDKKDYIINKKLKSLEKNNDTNYNNNNNNISEEQCIPFCIDKEKEMFLKFFKRNMMKGNIIQNKYKNNDIINNMNVKNKDLLILSDENNIKSKSNNNNNNNNNDDDNITYGSNKNIIINNHHVKKKNHNKIPYCDVLNIFSKKNDINDLFNINSENICTKENLKAVNNCLTELKKSIYIKNKNNNMNKIRYSNINDNFIELLNKENIMSNMYINKNNDKFKMDDYHKLFDQTKKKKDIKDNMLYAVYNRLHDLNNEETKNDKNMNLQNLPANFDKSSHLLSASSDELKKNMTHKSSCKKISNVSTCPSLGRNHLLLRNEILSSDNNMCSRSFSHVYGKKPSTTRNNDDSDDNNIISVLYNNEKKEMDEDMSISYILKKNRKSPDFFHTLFKDKYDSNILDLKGEYNDDMKEMKLDNKKHLDKVYVDILFREYMKRNNKDQIITDASGGSMKRSSSNNMDRSYNNNMKQKKNKMLGNNIINNIYRNNNSNSINNNSNSINNNSNSINNNNNNNNNFCVNNISTYDYIDTHNSCNNNYSSKINSMMNDINIYKRIIKKYESSNQDINNNKEKMIYEIVKEIMNTKDVLHKEEKKRRKKNDNKANYNNTNDIINILNINKCNDNINKFFNVNNDDYNITKSANRNLQINNLYQEKKNTNDESEKKHKKYISHAMYDKNNFDLIKNFINAVKKNKLQQRQEEKYKSDED, encoded by the coding sequence ATGAATCTTCAGGAAGATACATTAAATCAGATGTTACCTAATATtgaaataaatgaaaatgtaaattcaaaaaataatcatcatgataatgatgaggatgatgattataataataattataataataataataatataaacaatttTATGGCACCAACTAATTTATGTGCGAATTCAAATAATGAGAATTCTTTAAAGGACACGACGTTAGACTCAGCGGATATATCCTATATAAATTGtgattttaataatattaattatcataataataatcatgaaaataataatataaataatatttgtgtgaatatacaaaaaaaatatataaataagaacaaaacatatcttaaaaataatcatcaaaataatgataatatggaaaataccaaaaaaaataattattatcaatataataattataaagaGAAACAAACAGATTGcttatatgatatattcAAGAATAAAGACATGTCGAATAATAATGAACATATCGATCAAtccatttatataaaaaaggtATCTTCTCTATCCAGcatatatcataataaaaataaccCATGTGTCAAAAAGGATACTTccaatattatatttatgcacaaatatatatacttaaaaaatttaaaaaaaaaaaaatatatcaaaaaatcaaaatatcAACAAAAGGGgatattaaataaaaattatatcaaTAAGAGTGATACGAATGatagtaatataaaacaattaattgataaatattcaaatgttcaaaataattataatgtaGTTAATAAACACTTGGACgacatatataatacaatcgaaaataaaaaaatgtataactatacaaataaaataaataacaatatgtataatattaacaaacaaaataaatataataaatataataaatataatatatattataataaatatataaaaaatataaatagagataattttaaaaaatatttcgtaaaattattatataaatatcatttctcattatataaataccCAAATTATGTATTTCCTAACATCCAAATGTTAAATACGAATTTGTCCTTGcataaaatgttttatttttataagaattatatgaaaCATATGGATCGACCTTATCctaaaaatattaatattaatagtaatagtaatattaatagtaatattaatagtaattgtgttaaattaaaaaatgcaacacaatttaatatattaaaaaaaaaattatcttcatataattatacaaATAACAAAGAACAACTTAacaatttaaataatatttttgattaTAATGGACATGATGTATTAAATAGTGAAGATTATCGAACACTAATCAATAATATAAgttatgataatattaataaatatacaaatgaatattttaattataatgataataaaaatgagaatgcatcttataaaaaaaatatgatcACTTATCCTAGTACATCCTGCCAAAATATAAAACGTGTAACATTTTGCTTCATTTCTGATGACCAGTCAgccaaaaaaaaaaaaaaaaaaaaaaaaattataaaaaaaaatctgAACGGCAAGGTAGAATTTTCCACCGAACTAATATTTGACAAAAAATCAGAGAATAACATAAACATCAATGACAAAAATAAAGAACAAGGCATATCtcaattattatttcaaaaTAGAGATGATCAAATGGCACATAATAGTATTTATAgtatgaataaaataaaaatgaaaaatatcaaaaaattaataaaaaataaaaattatgaacataataataatattattaataataatagcCCAACTAGCCATTCAAATGATTTATCAAATGAATTATCAAATGGTTTATCAAATGAATTATCAAATGAATTATCAAATGAATTATCAAATGAATTACCAAATGAATTATCAAATGAATTATCAAAAGAATTACCAAATGAATTACCAAATGAATTATCAAATGAATTACCAAATaatttatcaaataatttatcaAGTCATAATATTTCCATACCCgaaatatatcaaaataacTTTTTGGAGAATTCCAACAAAATAAGGGAAGCTACAGAAGAAAAGAACATTACAAAATATGAGAAGAATGATGAACATCATATGATATATGATGAAACATTGTTGAATAGCCAATTAGATAAAAGTGTacgaaaaaaaagaaaaaaaaaaaaattagacAACATAAATGATGAGAACatttctaatatatatcatataaaaaataaagacAATGATAATACTCCAAGTGATATGATAAACGAAAATAACCATTTAAATGGTCTTCGGTTGGATGAAcattatgataataatacaaaGTTGAGTTATAATTTTGATGGGGATGAAGATGCTATTAGGGAGGTACagaaatatatagattATATAATTGAGAATGAAGATGTGGATATATCTAAGATTAATATCACATTAAATAAAACCTatgttaaaataaatttctttttaaaaaaatatatattacaatatGAACAGTTTaaaaatagtaatatattattttgttttgGTGAATCAAGTGAAGAAGAAGTGTTATCAGAACGAAACACGTTTACAGAAAAGatagataataaaatattagatacaaatgaagaagatgataatacaaaaaatgttgatatgataaataagaaaaaaatgaaaccaccaaaaaatagaaaaattaattatgATGCAATAGATACAATGTGGCAACCTCACTTTCATCCACATAATCAGGAATTTAGAGTTCGATATAGATATAAAGGTAGTATGAGATTAAAAACGATATCTTGTAAACATTTTGGATATTCGAATAGTAAGAAGATATcaattttgtttttgttaCGATGGATTTTATGTGGCAAACAGATAGCTGAAAAGACTAAGAGGTCGAGACTTAGTATATGTGACATAGACGAAGATAGATTACATCAATTATTAACATCCAAGAAAccaaaaaaattatcattagATATTCCAGACGATAAGAAGGAAGTTGacaaatttatatttgaaCAAAAAATGTCAATAAAAGGGAAAAGAGTGAAAAAAGCAATGTCATTAGATGAagaaaaagtaaaaaaattgtttagtaaaaatatgaagaataatgaattttatgaacggctttataaaattaacaattttcttttaaataattgtaaggatgttaatttattaaataagataaaaaatattattcataattatGAAAGTGAAATGAAAAATTGTGAGAAGGATATTGGCATAAATAGGGTGCGCAGCGATgatattaaatataataataatgatgataataataatgatgatgaaaataatgataataataatgatgataataataatgataataataataataataataataatgatgatagTCATTATAgttataattatgatgGTAATATCAAACCAACCAAGAAGAGAGgaagaaagaaaaaaaggaaatcaaatgaagatgatgaagaaaaaaaaacaaataatatggatCTTCCATTTTGTGACAAGAAGgattatattataaataagaaattaaaaagtcttgaaaaaaataatgatactaattataataataataataataatatatcgGAGGAACAATGTATTCCCTTTTGCATAGATAAAGAGAAAGAGATGTTTCTTAAATTCTTTAAACGTAATATGATGAAAggaaatattatacaaaataaatacaaaaataatgatatcATCAATAATATGAATGTAAAGAATAAAGatttgttaatattatctgatgaaaataacattaaaagtaaaagtaataataataataataataataataatgatgatgataatataacTTATGGgagtaataaaaatattattattaataatcatcatgtgaaaaaaaagaatcATAATAAGATCCCATATTGTGatgtattaaatattttttctaagaaaaatgatataaatgatttatttaatataaactcagaaaatatatgtacTAAAGAAAATCTGAAGGCAGTCAATAATTGTCTTACGGAATTAAAAAAgtctatatatataaaaaataaaaataataatatgaataaaataagatattcaaatattaatgataatttcattgaattattaaacaaggaaaatattatgagcaatatgtatataaataagaataatgataaatttAAAATGGATGATTATCATAAATTGTTTGATCaaacaaagaaaaaaaaagatattaaagataatatgttatatgCTGTATATAATAGACTTCatgatttaaataatgaggaaacaaaaaatgataaaaatatgaatcTTCAAAATTTACCAGCAAATTTTGATAAGAGTTCACATTTATTATCTGCATCATCtgatgaattaaaaaaaaatatgacACATAAAAGTAgttgtaaaaaaataagtaaCGTGTCTACATGCCCTAGTTTAGGACGGAATCATTTATTACTTAGGAACGAAATTTTAAGTAGCgataataatatgtgtAGTAGATCCTTTTCACATGTCTATGGTAAAAAGCCTTCCACCACTAGAAATAACGACGACagtgatgataataatataattagtgttttatataataatgaaaaaaaagaaatggATGAAGATATGAGcatttcttatatattaaaaaaaaatagaaagAGCCCAGATTTCTTCCATACGTTATTTAAAGACAAATATGACAGTAATATTTTAGATTTAAAAGGGGAgtataatgatgatatgAAGGAAATGAAActtgataataaaaaacatttaGACAAGGTATATGTGGATATTTTATTTAGAGAATATATGAAGAGAAATAATAAGGATCAAATTATAACGGATGCATCAGGAGGTTCTATGAAAAGATCATCATCTAATAATATGGACAGGAGttacaataataatatgaaacaaaagaagaataaaatgttaggaaataatataataaacaatatatataggaataataatagtaatagtattaataataatagtaatagtattaataataatagtaatagtattaataataataataataataataataatttttgtGTGAATAATATTAGTACATATGATTATATAGATACTCATAATAGTTGTAATAACAATTATAGTAGCAAAATAAATTCCATGATgaatgatataaatatttacaagagaataataaaaaaatatgaaagTAGTAATCAAGacattaataataataaagaaaaaatgatatatgAAATTGTCAAAGAAATTATGAATACAAAAGATGTATTACATaaggaagaaaaaaaaagaagaaaaaaaaatgataataaagctaattataataacacaaatgatataataaatatattaaacataaacaagtgtaatgataatataaataaattttttaatgttaataatgatgattataatataactAAGTCAGCAAATAGAAATctacaaataaataatttatatcaagaaaaaaaaaatacaaatgaTGAATCTGAgaaaaaacataaaaaatatatctcGCATGCAATGTATGATAAGAACAATTTCgatttaattaaaaattttattaatgctgtaaagaaaaataagTTACAACAAAGacaagaagaaaaatataaaagtgATGAGGAT
- a CDS encoding chorismate synthase — MSTYGTLLKVTSYGESHGKAIGCVIDGFLPNIEINFDLIQKQLDRRRPNQSKLTTNRNEKDKLVILSGFDENKTLGTPITFLIYNEDIKKEHYNSFINIPRPGHGDYTYFMKYHVKNKSGSSRFSGRETATRVAAGACIEQWLYKFYNCSIVSYVHSVGNIKIPEQVSKELENENPPSRDMVDYYGTVRYNEKEKIFMDCFNRLYDIDGSIIETDEYKKNILTIPSMDNTYINVSLNKCNIKQVDNNNNINDNDKEYINSEKNDEWIYLQTRCPHPYTAIQMCSYILKLKNKGDSVGGIATCIIQNPPIGIGEPIFDKMEAELAKMILSIPAVKGIEFGSGFNGTYMFGSDHNDIFLPVDKMSTKKESHEDENQNMSYYPPNKNKHDQILNSTKEYMCTKNNKNFNNIHNNITSNNNEEKLLVTKTNNCGGVLAGITTGNNIVFRSAIKPVSSIQIEKETSDFYGNICSLKVQGRHDCCILPRLPAVIEASSSIVIGDLILRQIAKYGDKNLPSLARNM; from the coding sequence atGAGCACTTATGGCACTTTATTAAAAGTAACGTCATATGGTGAGAGTCACGGTAAAGCTATCGGATGTGTGATAGATGGATTTCTTCCAAATATTGAAATAAATTTTGATTTAATACAAAAACAGCTAGATAGACGAAGACCAAATCAATCAAAACTAACTACTAATAGAAATGAGAAAGATAAACTTGTTATACTTTCTGGATTCgatgaaaataaaacattagGTACGCCtattacatttttaatatacaatgaagatattaaaaaagaacattataattcttttataaatattccTAGACCAGGTCATGGAGATTATACttattttatgaaatatcatgtgaaaaataaaagtgGAAGTAGTAGATTTTCTGGAAGAGAAACAGCCACAAGAGTTGCTGCTGGCGCTTGTATAGAACAATGGctttataaattttataattgtTCTATTGTTAGTTATGTACATTCTGTTGggaatataaaaataccTGAACAAGTCAGCAAGGAATTGGAAAATGAAAATCCTCCCTCAAGAGATATGGTAGATTATTATGGAACTGTTAGATATAatgaaaaggaaaaaatatttatggATTGTTTTAATAGATTATATGATATTGATGGTTCTATAATAGAAACGGATgaatataagaaaaatatattaactATTCCTTCAATGGATAACACGTATATAAATGTAAGTCttaataaatgtaatataaaacaagttgataataataataatattaatgataatgataaagaatatattaattctgaaaaaaatgatgaatGGATTTATCTACAAACAAGATGTCCACATCCATATACGGCTATACAAATGTgttcttatattttaaaactaaaaaataaaggaGATAGCGTTGGAGGTATTGCTACATGCATTATACAAAATCCTCCCATAGGTATTGGAGAACCAATTTTTGATAAAATGGAAGCCGAGCTAGCCAAAATGATTTTATCTATTCCAGCAGTGAAAGGAATAGAATTCGGAAGTGGATTTAATGGAACATATATGTTTGGATCAGATCATAATGATATATTCTTACCTGTAGACAAAATGTctacaaaaaaagaaagtCATGAAGATGAAAATCAAAATATGTCTTATTATCCAccaaataaaaataagcatgatcaaatattaaattcaacgaaagaatatatgtgtactaaaaataataagaattttaataatattcataacAATATCActtctaataataatgaagaaaaattattagttacaaaaacaaataattGTGGAGGTGTTTTAGCTGGAATTACAACAGGAAATAATATTGTCTTTAGATCAGCAATAAAACCTGTATCATCAATACaaatagaaaaagaaacaaGTGATTTTTATGGAAACATATGTAGTTTAAAAGTTCAAGGTAGACATGATTGTTGTATCTTACCAAGATTACCAGCTGTTATTGAAGCATCCTCTTCTATAGTTATAGGAGATTTAATATTAAGACAAATAGCAAAGTATGGAGATAAAAATTTGCCATCATTAGCTAGGAATATGTAA
- a CDS encoding putative coronin binding protein (part of same gene as PGSY75_0623100A~gap found within coding sequence), producing NLPEIGTNGYFLNKKLINTVDKNINANNNNNEENNFNEKVAQISYSMPKTPPEMKKEKSNNEYNENEYIQNLLDTEKGESQNIILNEQIKNNNIFQTISQNQQDNNYQFQTINQSINQTNNIFNNNENENENKNTNDNNNNNNNNNNNNCFQLIMNPDKLNQDIQ from the coding sequence aACCTACCCGAAATAGGAACAAATGGATATTTcttaaataaaaaattaattaacACTGTTGATAAGAATATTAATgcaaataataataataatgagGAAAATAATTTCAACGAGAAAGTAGCTCAGATTTCCTATAGTATGCCTAAAACCCCACCagaaatgaaaaaagaaaaaagtaataatgaatataatgaaaatgaatatatacaaaatcTTTTAGATACTGAAAAAGGTGAATcacaaaatattatattaaatgaacaaattaaaaataataatatatttcaaacTATATCACAAAATCAAcaagataataattatcaaTTCCAAACAATTAATCAATCAATAAAtcaaacaaataatatttttaacaataatgaaaatgaaaatgaaaacaaaaatacaaatgataataataataataataataataataataataataattgttTTCAATTAATTATGAATCCTGATAAATTAAATCAAGATATACAATga
- a CDS encoding putative coronin binding protein (part of same gene as PGSY75_0623100B~gap found within coding sequence), translated as MLTKSKEEQKAYQTIITEKLRELLGEYEVDILTEYVWHMAGNAKSSNEFMCNELKDFLGDHTTVFVDWLMKLISDIKKQKKSDTYLKNDKSNKSSSVREKQHDEYSKSNRSRDSKNRVSSVHNKKGGEDDYDKRNMSDTRRRSRSLASSKYSNDDMYFSKNRNKRRQKRGLSMRSCSSSSSTRKIHYDKNKSRNKRSDRGKDSDMLRFRDKYRRLGRSHSHSFSPSRVIYVENGQRKEKKNESHHDNVQNMKDMTYKRISDSADEYNNSEKKNKAVLKPNPRFVGDNPNPFMQPPTIMSNQDMSSYNMSNMTNFYQGNYIVGTKNMMDNNNSFISNNMNNNFVNSRYQNNNPQKNIKFLQNINNNASVSSSVNFMNTNRFNNNVNNNNYVFQKNNMINNNNKNNVSGTCPMDEQINNTQNFIKQNNNNIRNQQTFFNNTHNINELNENNINSQQYFTPKGNKQQIFNTNITNIDKQIKPQQQIQQNVSNVQSTGELFNNNMQNDHINDNMHNNALNTNEEGKQLVANQENVVDPSNVIIKIQKKCLYLPNCQFGDKCRYIHPVENCRNWPYCAFGSECIYIHPNVPCKF; from the exons ATGTTAACTAAAAGTAAAGAGGAACAAAAAGCATATCAAACCATAATAACAGAAAAATTAAGAGAATTGTTAGGAGAGTATGAAGTAGATATTTTGACAGAATATGTTTGGCATATGGCCGGGAACGCTAAAAGTAGCAATGAATTTATGTGCAATGAATTGAAGGATTTCTTAGGAGATCAC ACCACCGTTTTTGTAGACTGGTTAATGAAACTTATAAGTGacataaaaaaacaaaagaaaagCGATACTTATTTGAAAAATGataaatcaaataaatCATCAAGTGTTAGAGAAAAACAACATGATGAATATTCAAAATCGAACAGGAGTAGAG attCGAAAAATAGGGTATCAAGTGTACATAACAAAAAAGGAGGG GAGGATGATTAtgataaaagaaatatgtCTGATACAAGACGACGATCTAGGAGCCTTGCAAGCAGTAAATATTCAAATGACGATATGTATTTCTCAAAGaatagaaataaaagaagaCAGAAGAGGGGCTTGAGTATGAGATCATGTTCTTCCAGTTCTAGTACTAGAAAAATTcattatgataaaaataaatcaagaaataaaagaagTGACAGAGGTAAAGACAGTGATATGTTAAGATTCAGAGATAAATATAGACGATTAGGAAGAAGTCATAGTCACTCGTTTTCACCAAGTAGGGTCATATATGTCGAAAACGGCCAAAGgaaagaaaagaaaaatgaatCACACCACGACAATGTGCAAAATATGAAAg ATATGAcatataaaagaattagTGATAGCGCagatgaatataataatagcgaaaaaaaaaacaaagCCGTTTTaaa GCCGAATCCTCGATTTGTAGGAGATAATCCAAATCCATTCATGCAACCTCCAACAA tTATGAGCAACCAAGATATGTCAAGTTACAACATGAGCAATATGACAAATTTTTATCAGGGAAATTATATAGTTGGAACTAAAAACATGAtggataataataacagttttatatctaataatatgaacaataaTTTTGTTAATTCAAGATATCAAAACAATAATccacaaaaaaatataaaattcttacagaatataaataataatgcAAGTGTATCATCATCTGttaattttatgaataCCAATAgatttaataataatgtaaataataataattatgtttttcaaaaaaataatatgattaataataataataaaaataatgtatcTGGTACTTGTCCTATGGATGAACAAATAAACAACACacaaaattttataaaacaaaataataataatattagaAATCAACAAACGTTTTTTAACAACACgcataatataaatgaattgaatgaaaataatattaattcaCAGCAGTATTTTACACCTAAAGGTAATAAACAACAAATTTTTAATACCAACATTACGAATATAgataaacaaataaaacCACAACAACAAATTCAACAAAATGTTTCAAATGTGCAATCAACTGGAGAgctttttaataataatatgcAAAATGATcatattaatgataatatgcATAATAATGCTTTAAATACGAATGAAG aagGAAAACAGCTAGTAGCTAACCAAGAAAATGTAGTTGACCCATCCAACGTTATAATAAAg ATACAAAAGAAATGTCTTTACCTACCAAATTGTCAATTTGGAGATAAATGCCGATACATTCATCCCGTTGAAAAT tGCCGAAACTGGCCCTATTGTGCCTTTGGGTCGgaatgtatttatatacatcCAAATGTTCCCTGCAAATTT